atagaaacaccatctgataagataaaaccagtgaaaaataggtcatgtgtgggaaaggaaaagaaatcgtgagacatgaactaaggtgttcatattcctatttaaagcattcaaggaatggcttgattacacaaggatactcacagagaccaaggaacagattataaggagatgtactcttatgtggtggatgctactacaaattcgaaaatgataaaggtctggatataagaaaagagaaatgtagtaagcagcatgattgatcactggataaaggaatgataagagtatcataaagatgagaaaagaaattctcatagaataattttgttcctaagctattcatggactgaaataaGGCAGCTGCGAATGATAatgaaagactaagaaaatacttagtacaatcagtccatagatccttatagaggatattataattccttgtgtttatatttatatcaaaccaacctaaagagaggttcaacggttcaatgatttcaatgatacaagttatcgatTGATTTTAGACAGAATATGATGGGACTAGAAACCTTAGccatatatgagtatattggcgtgtgatgacaaggtctatgacttaacatgtatgttttcgaaaacatagcattgtctacgacaaaatgaaagaagtcatgagacATCATCCAGAGATAGTGATCAGAAGAATGTCTgagtcaataataaaatgaaagtgtCCACGGTATGACAAAGCCATGAGACTAGAAGAACCGTGGGACATGAGAGGACCTGTAAGAAAGATTTAATCGCAGGATAGAGGTACATCCAAGTACTGGTCGAGTACTATCCGAGTACTGATTAAGCATCATCCATCCGACCAGAACATGAAGACATTGTCGAGTGGTCAGCATCAAAGGAGCACGTCTTGACCATGTCCAAATGAAGTTCCAGAAGGCCGgcgaaattacaaaatattacaagaagctcatcgaccagataggaatgcatcgtccaaagatctacagtgatgcattcatcagagggagttcatgtgttgtactctttttcctgtccatggtttcccattttgccacattggttttgggattttccaggagaggttttaatgaggcaacattaaacATGCAACGAACCAATACCGGATATGTCGATCAATGGGGAGTGTTATGTAttagattgtgatcgacataaccggaccgaccaggaccaTACCGACCGCAtgagataatgcttatcgactgttatacttatccacttaggataaacacgacctgatgtatatatatatgtaagaccctTGGTCaagattaataacaaaaaacacGTTTATCCACTTAGTTTTATAACACTAGACTAATTTTGGTCATGTCTTGCAGTCTAGATCAACGATTAGATGCTTTATGTTAGACATGGACTACATACCACCTTGGTTAAGATGGTTTAAAAGAACGGTCGTCAAATTGGTTCTGGAGGTCACATTTAACGGGACATTTCATGGGTAAGGCAACGGATGCCAATGTGAAGATCAAAGGAAGACATTACCAAACAGGGAGCTGTGTCTCGTTGGATGAACTTACTATACCCGGTATGGTGTAGCTACAGAATATGGAATGGCTTGGTGATTCATCATAAATAGAAggtaattaaatattattattgttgaGAAATTTAGGTAGCCTCTCACCATTGTGGATGCTTAATATTTTGTGCTTCAATGAAAACCACACGTAGAAATATAGAatgctagagagagagagaaagagaagtttCTACATAAGTAGTCGTCTTGCATAATTTGTTGACAAGAGAAGCCAAGTTATACCGATACTTGTTGAAAAACTTCCCTTACTAACAAATTATTTAGTCTATTTTTTTCGTAGTCAAATCTCAACATAATGGAAATTTCTTCTTGATTTACTACAAATCTTCCTCCCTAACTGAGTGTAACTCcagtaaaagaaaatattactaTAACCTGAATGACACTTGTTTGACTGCTCACTAATTTTGTTACATATTGTATTCATGACGCATGATGACTGAAATCAATATTGATAGTATACACTAATTTTGTTACATATTGTATTCATGACGTAAGATGACTgggatcaattttttttaagatgttTCGATAAAGTGGAAAATTAATTAAAGCTGAGAAACCTATTCacattgatatatatatgacttGTCTTCTTAGGGCCGGCTTTTAGTTACATCACGAGAGCTATCGCCATCAATAAAACAAGATTGgatgtagaaaaaaaaattatcattgattTCGGTTGAAAGTTTCAATATTGGTACACATTAAATTTAGGTTGACATTGAGTTTTAGaaagaaataacaaaacaaaacatagttaAAATTGTTATGTCGAGAGACGCGGCTATTTGCTCAATTAGTATGTACATGCGTACGATACAAGTAAAGTACTAAATCACTAAAAACGTTTTTGCCTCTGGTATGTTCCTTCATCTCATATACCAAAGAAGACATTGTTGTATTTGTTTAAAGAAGTGATATACAGAATTACATAACAGtcttgttttgaaaaaaaagaaattagaatcTTAGACCAAGTCCATGTTGAATATGGGCAAAAACAAGACTGAATAATAAAAGTCGTCAAAACCTTCACTATGTACATCCGAAAAAGTAAATGACCAAGCTACCCAACATAAACATATCCCTATATATACCTTACAACATCTTCCTTCTCATCCACAAAACAATCACCAAAACATGACTCTCACAAAAACCTCATTAGTCTTTCTTCTTTGCCTCTTAAGTTTCTATTCCGAAACCGTCAAGTCGCAGAACTGCGGCTGTTCCCCGGACCTATGCTGTAGTCAGTACGGTTTTTGCGGTACGGGTAATGACTTCTGTGGTCTCGGTTGCCAATCAGGTCCTTGTACAACCCAAGCCGAAGATCTTGGTACCATTGTGTCACAAGCTTTCTTTGACGGTATTATCAACCGAGCCGCTAGTGACTGCGCCGGAAAAGGATTCTACACACGTGACGCTTTCATCAACGCTGCGAATTCTTTCCCCAATTTTGCCAATTCCGTTACTAGGCTTGAAATTGCAACTATGTTTGCTCATTTCACCCAGGAGGTCGGATGTAAGAATTCATTCCACTTTTCtctaaaatgtttatttttctaAGTTTTTTTCGTACATCAACTTTGGTCAACaccaagtatatatatataaacatatttgaaacaTTTGACCTGGTCCAAATTATTGAGCAATGTGTCCATCTCTATGTCATATAGATTTCTGCTACATAGAAGAGATAGACGGAGCGTCACAAAACTACTGCAACGACAAGGAATACCCACAATACCCATGTGCACCGGGCAAAAACTACTACGGTCGTGGTCCGATTCAACTATCATGGAACTACAACTACGCACCATGTGGTCAGAGTCTCGGTCTCGACCTTCTAGGGCAGCCCGAGCTCGTAGGTAGCGATCCAACTGTAGCTTTCAGGACAGCTTTGTGGTTTTGGGTGAATAACGTAAGGCCGGTACTGAGCCAAGGATTCGGAGCCACCATAAGAGCAATCAATGGAAGAGTAGAATGTGACGGTGCGAGTCCAGATAAGGTTAACTTAAGGATTAGTTACTATAGAGACTATTGTGGGCAGCTTGGTGTGGACCCTGGTTCTAACCTTAGCTGCTAAGAAGCTCTTTAAAGACTACTGTTGGACGGTCGTGTCTATGTTGAAataatatgtaataaaataaaatttcatgcATGTTTGGGTCAGTGTTCCATGCTTCATAAGCAAAAGGATTGTTGCAATGATCATGTAAAagttaattcaaatttataaatgtcCTGagttgcaaaaagaaaaactagtGGAATCATATATAGTTTAGTTATTCGATAAAGATGTTGTAGCAAAAGTTACAACTATCaattatatatagtaatatttGAGGGTTGGATTAGTCTAGAAAATACAAAGAATTCAGtagcttttaaaataaatatgta
This genomic stretch from Raphanus sativus cultivar WK10039 chromosome 3, ASM80110v3, whole genome shotgun sequence harbors:
- the LOC108830415 gene encoding endochitinase At2g43590 — its product is MTLTKTSLVFLLCLLSFYSETVKSQNCGCSPDLCCSQYGFCGTGNDFCGLGCQSGPCTTQAEDLGTIVSQAFFDGIINRAASDCAGKGFYTRDAFINAANSFPNFANSVTRLEIATMFAHFTQEVGYFCYIEEIDGASQNYCNDKEYPQYPCAPGKNYYGRGPIQLSWNYNYAPCGQSLGLDLLGQPELVGSDPTVAFRTALWFWVNNVRPVLSQGFGATIRAINGRVECDGASPDKVNLRISYYRDYCGQLGVDPGSNLSC